Within the Bacillus mesophilus genome, the region GACTACATCAAATCTTCCAATCCACAAAAAAACTAGCAGGTTATATCCGACTATATGAACAGGTGAAACAAACAAATTTTACTCAAAAGAGTACACCTTTGCACCCATGGCTTGGTTTGAATCTTAAGATATCTTATCAATCCGATCAAACACGAGATGTCATTTTATCAGTTGGCTTAAGTCTGATAAACGGAATGATCATTGACCACTTCCAAGACCAGCTTGTGAGTTTAGATTTAACACCCAAAATTCCTGACTTTTGTTTCACACTAACGCCAATTATAAAGCCACAAAGTGGGATAACCCGTGTTAAACAAACGATCCAGTCTATTATTGATCATGACGATCATACCTGGGCAATTGAAGCTAGGGACCGCTGGCAAAAAGATTTAAAATTACTAGATCATTTTTACGAAGATATTGAAGAAAAACCTGAATCCTATGAAGTTGAGAAACAAGCTCTTAAAGAGCAATACGAACCAAAAGTGAAGGTAAATATTATAAATGGCGGTATTTTTTATTTATCTCAGGAGGCTGTTCAGGTGAAAAGGCAGTAACGATTAATGTGAAAAATTGGCGCTGTTTTAA harbors:
- a CDS encoding YqhG family protein, whose product is MQQHDIHRFLERYFIANECEILENAVGYLDVQLTIDLDKELMNRPFYWHYLEKTGGTPNPAKLSFITDPTREMVDRKGEPVYFGSPRLHQIFQSTKKLAGYIRLYEQVKQTNFTQKSTPLHPWLGLNLKISYQSDQTRDVILSVGLSLINGMIIDHFQDQLVSLDLTPKIPDFCFTLTPIIKPQSGITRVKQTIQSIIDHDDHTWAIEARDRWQKDLKLLDHFYEDIEEKPESYEVEKQALKEQYEPKVKVNIINGGIFYLSQEAVQVKRQ